In Synechococcus sp. RS9909, one genomic interval encodes:
- a CDS encoding DUF2949 domain-containing protein has product MVLSTQPQPKPPAELLAFLQQKLGLSDNALELGLRQAELEQAPLPIVLWSFGLLNLLQYQEVLEWQRRLGQL; this is encoded by the coding sequence ATGGTGCTCAGCACGCAGCCCCAACCAAAACCGCCAGCGGAGCTGCTCGCGTTTCTGCAACAGAAACTGGGCCTGAGCGATAACGCTCTGGAGTTGGGCCTGCGCCAGGCGGAGCTGGAGCAAGCACCCCTGCCGATCGTGCTCTGGAGTTTCGGCCTGCTCAACCTCCTGCAATACCAGGAGGTCCTGGAGTGGCAGCGGCGCCTGGGTCAGCTGTAG
- a CDS encoding thermonuclease family protein — protein MAQSQAAARLQPVQVLAVNNGQELLVEIDGQGRTLRLSCLQAPRPQQQPWAEQAKDVLAREAPVGSRWQFQLRARDVYGRLVGTLQRNGKDLASTLLRQGRVFAYDGFLGRCDDLPYARWQQEAAAQRLGVWSVPGGITRPWDQREQTAAAERLAP, from the coding sequence TTGGCTCAGTCGCAGGCCGCCGCCCGCCTGCAACCCGTTCAGGTTCTGGCGGTGAACAACGGCCAGGAGCTGTTGGTGGAGATTGATGGCCAGGGCCGCACCCTGCGCCTCAGCTGTTTGCAGGCCCCCAGGCCCCAGCAGCAACCCTGGGCCGAGCAGGCGAAAGATGTTCTTGCCCGGGAGGCCCCGGTGGGCAGCCGTTGGCAATTCCAGCTGCGAGCGCGCGATGTGTATGGGCGCCTGGTGGGCACGCTGCAGCGCAACGGAAAGGATCTGGCCTCAACCTTGCTGCGCCAAGGGCGCGTGTTTGCCTACGACGGTTTTCTGGGCCGCTGCGACGACCTCCCCTACGCCCGCTGGCAGCAGGAGGCGGCGGCACAACGGCTCGGGGTGTGGAGCGTGCCGGGAGGGATCACGCGGCCCTGGGACCAACGGGAGCAGACCGCTGCAGCCGAGCGCCTGGCGCCATGA
- a CDS encoding glutamine synthetase III has product MPHPARLAALQAIQQRQPLACEATPPLAKIWASDVFTLGRMKNALPKEAYKAVRKVIRDGGKLDLEVADVVAQAMKDWAVAQGAHYYAHVFYPLTNSTAEKHDGFISPQGDGDAIHEFSGKLLVQGEPDGSSFPNGGIRSTFEARGYTAWDITSPAYLMRTPNGVTLCIPTVFVSWTGEALDKKTPLLRSNAAMNRQAQRLLRILGNQEVAPVNSSCGAEQEYFLVDTQFATLRPDLLLAGRTLFGAPSPKGQQFDDHYFGAIPERVQVFMQDVEQQLYRLGIPAKTRHNEVAPGQFEIAPVHEAANVATDHQQLIMTVLKGTAKRHGFTCLLHEKPFAGINGSGKHVNWSVGNSTQGNLLDPGHTPHDNLQFLLFCAAVIRGVHRHGPLLRAVVATAGNDHRLGANEAPPAIISVYLGQQLEQVFQQIQRGEVTGSASGGVMRLGVDTLPEFPKDAGDRNRTSPFAFTGNRFEFRAVGSGQSVAGPLVAMNTVLADSLEWISDRLEAEMASGQTLEQAAGAVLKQVMDLHGAAVFGGDGYADAWHREATEQRGLENLRNTAEALPVLRRDDVRDLFQRQAVISPVELESRYEVYGEQYVLAIEVEARVALAMVRTQISPAVDKQISSLARSLQQQHALGLQPDQRRLHQLSDLQRQMDDHSLALEGELDPLHHGDTAASMHHCAQVILPRLAQLREAVDGLEARVDDDRWPLPSYREMLFVR; this is encoded by the coding sequence ATGCCCCATCCCGCCCGTCTTGCCGCTTTGCAGGCCATCCAGCAGCGACAGCCGCTGGCTTGTGAGGCCACACCACCGCTGGCGAAGATCTGGGCCAGTGATGTGTTCACCCTGGGGCGGATGAAGAATGCCTTGCCCAAAGAGGCCTACAAGGCGGTCCGCAAGGTGATTCGCGATGGCGGCAAGCTCGACCTCGAGGTGGCCGATGTGGTGGCTCAGGCGATGAAGGATTGGGCCGTGGCCCAGGGCGCCCATTACTACGCCCATGTGTTCTATCCGCTCACCAATTCCACCGCGGAGAAGCACGACGGCTTCATCAGCCCCCAGGGTGATGGCGATGCCATCCATGAATTCTCCGGCAAGTTGCTGGTGCAGGGCGAACCGGATGGATCCTCGTTCCCCAACGGTGGCATTCGCTCCACCTTTGAAGCCCGCGGCTACACCGCCTGGGACATCACCAGCCCGGCCTATCTGATGCGCACTCCGAACGGGGTGACCCTGTGTATTCCCACCGTGTTCGTGAGCTGGACCGGTGAAGCGCTCGACAAGAAGACGCCCCTGCTGCGCTCCAACGCCGCGATGAACCGGCAGGCCCAGCGGCTGCTCCGCATTCTGGGCAACCAGGAGGTGGCTCCGGTGAACAGCTCCTGTGGCGCTGAACAGGAGTATTTCCTTGTGGATACCCAGTTCGCGACGCTGCGGCCCGATCTTCTCCTCGCCGGGCGCACCCTTTTCGGGGCGCCTTCACCGAAGGGGCAGCAATTTGATGATCACTATTTCGGAGCGATTCCGGAGCGGGTGCAGGTGTTCATGCAAGACGTGGAGCAGCAGCTCTACCGCCTCGGCATTCCGGCCAAGACCCGCCACAACGAAGTGGCGCCGGGGCAGTTCGAGATCGCTCCCGTGCATGAAGCGGCGAATGTGGCCACCGACCACCAGCAGCTGATCATGACCGTGCTCAAAGGCACGGCCAAACGCCATGGTTTCACCTGCCTGCTGCATGAGAAACCCTTTGCCGGCATCAATGGCTCCGGCAAGCATGTGAACTGGTCGGTGGGCAACAGCACCCAGGGCAATCTGCTCGATCCGGGGCATACCCCACACGACAATCTGCAGTTCCTGCTCTTCTGCGCCGCGGTGATCCGCGGCGTGCATCGTCACGGTCCCCTGCTGCGCGCTGTGGTGGCCACCGCCGGCAATGATCACCGCCTCGGGGCGAACGAAGCGCCACCGGCGATCATCTCCGTGTATCTCGGTCAGCAACTGGAGCAGGTGTTCCAGCAGATTCAGCGTGGCGAAGTCACCGGCAGCGCCAGTGGCGGTGTGATGCGCTTGGGGGTCGACACCCTGCCCGAATTCCCCAAAGACGCCGGAGACCGCAACCGCACCTCGCCCTTTGCCTTCACCGGCAACCGTTTCGAGTTCCGCGCCGTCGGCTCCGGCCAGTCGGTCGCCGGCCCGTTGGTGGCGATGAACACGGTGCTCGCCGATTCCCTTGAGTGGATCAGCGATCGCCTGGAGGCGGAGATGGCTTCAGGTCAGACGCTGGAACAGGCTGCTGGCGCCGTGCTCAAGCAGGTGATGGACCTGCATGGTGCGGCTGTGTTCGGGGGCGATGGTTACGCCGACGCCTGGCACCGGGAAGCGACGGAGCAACGCGGATTGGAGAACCTCCGCAACACGGCGGAGGCCTTGCCCGTGCTCCGTCGCGATGACGTGCGCGATCTCTTCCAGCGCCAGGCGGTGATCAGCCCGGTGGAACTGGAGAGTCGTTATGAGGTGTATGGCGAGCAGTATGTGTTGGCCATCGAGGTGGAGGCCCGCGTGGCCCTTGCGATGGTGCGCACCCAGATCAGCCCCGCCGTGGACAAGCAGATCAGCAGCCTGGCGCGCAGCCTTCAGCAGCAGCACGCCCTTGGCCTCCAGCCCGATCAGCGCCGTCTGCACCAGCTCAGTGACCTGCAGCGACAGATGGACGACCACAGCCTGGCCCTGGAGGGCGAGCTGGATCCACTGCACCACGGCGACACCGCCGCCTCGATGCACCACTGCGCCCAGGTGATCCTGCCCCGCCTCGCCCAGCTCCGGGAGGCGGTGGATGGCCTGGAAGCCAGGGTTGATGACGATCGCTGGCCGCTGCCCTCCTATCGCGAGATGCTGTTCGTGCGTTGA
- a CDS encoding FAD-dependent monooxygenase — MAGACDADSLQPLALPLVTQPLTDVSRTQDALLRVTIAGAGPTGALLALGLARRQCSVILQDPLSQDQILARSRAYALTHSSRRLLERLGLWGPLSEHLIPFQALRLEDQELHRVVMFGPDDLNGANRGIAAIGWILDHQPLMTLLFDRLRSEAAVELRLASQGSPEAASSRPDLEIACDGPGSAHRKQWQLPFWSLPYNQGCLTLKVRLRDPEPRLAYELFRAEGPLAVLPLGDRTFQIVWSAPLARCQERASLTGPRLLDQLASVLPAGLEVEALLDQPSAVTLQLSLAPRLHQGHRLLVGEAGHRCHPVGGQGLNLCWRDVATLLDLLEHHASAAVSPGRIARRYSRRRLPDLILVGLATDALVRLFSNRQPLLLGLRRIALALLQRSPSLRRLALAAMTDGPLPHHL; from the coding sequence ATGGCAGGGGCATGTGATGCAGACTCATTGCAGCCCCTGGCCCTTCCCCTGGTCACCCAGCCCCTCACCGACGTCAGCCGCACCCAGGACGCGCTCCTGCGGGTGACGATCGCCGGGGCCGGACCCACCGGGGCTCTTCTTGCCCTCGGGCTGGCTCGACGCCAGTGCTCGGTGATCCTTCAGGATCCCCTGAGCCAGGACCAGATCCTGGCACGCAGTCGCGCCTATGCCCTCACCCATTCCTCGCGGCGCCTGTTGGAGCGCCTCGGTCTCTGGGGACCGCTGTCGGAGCATCTGATCCCATTCCAGGCCCTGCGGCTTGAGGACCAGGAGCTGCATCGGGTCGTGATGTTCGGCCCTGACGATCTGAACGGTGCCAACCGTGGCATTGCTGCGATCGGCTGGATCCTCGACCACCAGCCCTTGATGACGTTGCTGTTCGATCGCTTGCGCAGCGAAGCCGCTGTGGAGCTGAGGCTGGCCAGTCAGGGTTCGCCAGAGGCCGCCAGCAGCAGGCCTGATCTTGAAATCGCCTGCGACGGCCCGGGCTCAGCCCACCGCAAGCAGTGGCAGCTGCCGTTCTGGAGCCTGCCCTACAACCAGGGCTGTCTCACCCTGAAGGTGCGTCTGCGCGATCCAGAGCCGCGACTGGCCTACGAACTGTTCCGGGCCGAAGGTCCCCTGGCGGTGTTGCCCCTCGGTGATCGCACTTTCCAGATCGTCTGGAGTGCTCCGTTGGCGCGATGCCAAGAGCGAGCCTCCTTAACCGGACCACGCTTGCTCGATCAACTCGCGAGCGTGCTTCCGGCCGGGCTTGAGGTCGAAGCCCTCCTGGATCAGCCCAGCGCTGTGACCCTCCAGCTGAGCCTGGCCCCGCGCTTGCATCAGGGGCATCGCCTGCTGGTGGGGGAAGCGGGCCACCGTTGCCATCCCGTCGGCGGCCAGGGGCTCAATCTCTGCTGGCGTGATGTGGCCACCCTGCTCGATCTGCTGGAACACCACGCGTCTGCAGCCGTGTCCCCCGGCCGGATCGCCCGCCGTTACAGCCGACGCCGCTTGCCGGATCTGATCCTGGTGGGCCTGGCCACCGATGCCCTGGTGCGTCTGTTCTCAAACCGCCAGCCCCTGCTCCTCGGTCTGCGCCGCATCGCCCTCGCCCTGCTCCAACGTTCGCCAAGCCTGCGGCGATTGGCCTTAGCAGCGATGACCGATGGGCCCTTGCCCCATCACCTTTGA
- a CDS encoding ATP-binding protein has protein sequence MKRRASWGPRLARGLGWGGLALASWGLCLLVLQGLFGRQIETLQTVQLARELALNVRLTELALERYPPDLVSELTGLDLAVRPRPPATPAPALALQRQAEALQQQLCQRLAHCPMVQASARGRVVWIELISPLEPVWLRLQLRSAMAWPPEPTLLGLSLVGAAVISGGLFLLLEVERPLRGLEKALRRVGDGEDPAAVPARGAPEVQRLTHRFNAMVRRLAANRQERATMLAGIAHDLRAPITRLQFRLSLPELNADERERCANDLQALERITGQFLLFAGGNDAEEPVDLPLDQLLAEVSSSHSSELLRLDLEPVQIVVRPVALSRAVANLIDNAFTYGEPPVVLRLRRQPQHCTVEVWDQGAGMASHQWERALQPFQRLDEARGQQGHCGLGLAIVAHVAQLHGGSLHQLHGEPPTAPGRFGIALALPCPGNG, from the coding sequence ATGAAACGTCGAGCCAGCTGGGGCCCTCGCCTGGCCAGGGGCCTGGGCTGGGGCGGGCTGGCGCTGGCGAGCTGGGGCCTCTGCCTGCTCGTGCTGCAGGGCCTGTTCGGCCGGCAGATCGAAACGCTGCAAACGGTGCAGCTGGCGCGCGAGCTGGCCTTGAACGTGCGTCTCACCGAACTGGCACTGGAGCGCTACCCGCCTGATCTGGTCAGTGAACTCACCGGCCTCGATCTGGCGGTGCGTCCACGACCACCCGCAACGCCAGCGCCCGCGCTGGCGTTGCAGCGCCAGGCGGAAGCCCTGCAACAACAACTCTGTCAGCGGCTGGCCCACTGCCCGATGGTGCAGGCCAGCGCCCGGGGCCGGGTGGTGTGGATCGAGCTGATCTCCCCGTTGGAGCCGGTGTGGTTGCGGTTGCAACTGCGCTCAGCGATGGCCTGGCCCCCCGAGCCCACCCTGCTGGGGCTGTCGTTGGTGGGGGCCGCGGTGATCTCGGGGGGGCTGTTTCTGCTGCTGGAGGTGGAGCGACCGCTGAGGGGCCTGGAAAAGGCCCTGCGCCGAGTGGGCGATGGGGAAGACCCGGCGGCGGTGCCGGCCCGCGGCGCACCGGAGGTGCAACGGCTCACCCATCGGTTCAATGCGATGGTGCGGCGACTGGCAGCGAATCGCCAGGAAAGGGCGACGATGCTGGCGGGGATTGCCCATGATTTGCGGGCACCGATCACCCGCCTGCAATTTCGGCTCTCCCTGCCCGAGCTCAATGCCGATGAGCGTGAGCGCTGCGCCAACGATCTGCAGGCCCTGGAACGGATCACCGGGCAGTTTCTGCTCTTTGCCGGTGGCAACGATGCGGAGGAACCGGTGGATCTCCCCCTCGATCAGCTGCTGGCGGAGGTGTCGAGCAGCCATTCCTCGGAGTTGCTGCGTCTGGATCTCGAGCCGGTGCAGATCGTGGTGCGACCGGTCGCCCTCAGTCGCGCCGTGGCCAACCTGATCGACAATGCCTTCACCTACGGCGAGCCACCGGTGGTGTTGCGCCTGCGACGGCAACCGCAGCACTGCACCGTTGAGGTGTGGGACCAGGGCGCCGGCATGGCCTCCCATCAATGGGAGCGGGCACTGCAACCGTTTCAGCGGCTCGATGAAGCCCGAGGCCAGCAGGGACACTGCGGCTTGGGCCTGGCGATCGTTGCCCATGTGGCCCAGCTCCACGGCGGCTCACTGCACCAGCTGCATGGCGAGCCGCCAACGGCTCCAGGGCGGTTCGGCATCGCCCTTGCGCTGCCCTGCCCGGGCAATGGTTGA
- a CDS encoding DUF3038 domain-containing protein: MTNATAELSRRGFERLDLLLLTVEALDLNGGEAMLWATQQLGFSELFPNRVELWKRRCHNPLRRSTRRGVVSGAETEALIRLLCAMADRLYPLLHQLLSSREPEALSQQRWDLLDQRLRDLVAERMNPRRGAVQRMLDPEQSRPLQKQLVLTLALAAGSGGVDRLRASLLDPTP, from the coding sequence ATGACGAACGCCACCGCCGAGCTGAGCAGACGGGGATTTGAACGTCTTGATCTGTTGCTGCTCACCGTTGAAGCCCTCGACCTCAATGGCGGTGAAGCCATGCTCTGGGCCACCCAGCAGCTGGGGTTCTCGGAGTTGTTTCCCAACCGGGTGGAACTGTGGAAGCGCCGCTGCCACAACCCCCTGCGTCGATCGACGCGCCGCGGTGTGGTGAGTGGTGCTGAAACCGAAGCGCTGATCCGGCTGCTCTGCGCCATGGCCGATCGGCTCTACCCCCTGTTGCATCAACTGCTGTCAAGCCGCGAGCCGGAGGCACTCAGCCAACAGCGCTGGGATCTGCTCGATCAGCGCCTGCGTGATCTGGTGGCCGAACGCATGAACCCGCGCCGCGGCGCCGTGCAGCGGATGCTGGATCCGGAGCAGTCCCGACCGCTGCAGAAACAACTGGTGCTCACCCTGGCCCTCGCCGCCGGCAGTGGCGGTGTTGATCGTCTGCGCGCCAGCCTTCTCGATCCGACTCCCTGA
- the ppk2 gene encoding polyphosphate kinase 2, whose protein sequence is MAKDKHKHNKVKGKLPDTVLEVLDGSEGDIDHPSELLDDLLEGRNHNGDRLNKKLYESELVRLQTDLVKMQYWIKATGYRMIVLFEGRDAAGKGGTIKRLTEPMNPRGCRVVALGTPSDQQKTQWYFQRYVEHFPSAGEIVVFDRSWYNRAGVERVMGFCSDDQVDQFMEACPQFERMIVRSGILLLKYWFSVSDKEQEARFQSRIDDPTRRWKLSPMDLEARNRWVEFSRAKDAMFAHTNIPEAPWFTVEADDKRRARLNCLRHVLSKVPWDDMTPPAIELPPRPEQGDYVRPPINEQFFVPNAYPYA, encoded by the coding sequence ATGGCCAAAGACAAACACAAGCACAACAAGGTGAAGGGCAAGCTGCCCGACACCGTGCTCGAGGTCCTCGATGGCAGCGAAGGCGACATCGACCATCCATCCGAGCTGCTCGATGACCTGCTGGAAGGTCGCAACCACAACGGTGATCGGCTCAACAAGAAGCTCTACGAGTCGGAGCTGGTGCGTCTCCAGACCGATCTGGTCAAGATGCAGTACTGGATCAAGGCGACGGGGTATCGAATGATCGTGCTCTTCGAGGGGCGCGACGCAGCGGGCAAGGGCGGCACGATCAAACGGTTGACCGAGCCGATGAACCCCAGGGGTTGTCGGGTGGTGGCCCTGGGCACCCCCTCGGATCAACAGAAAACCCAGTGGTATTTCCAGCGCTATGTGGAGCATTTCCCCAGCGCCGGCGAAATCGTGGTATTCGACCGCAGCTGGTACAACCGCGCCGGTGTGGAGCGGGTGATGGGCTTCTGCAGCGACGACCAGGTCGATCAGTTCATGGAGGCGTGCCCTCAGTTCGAGCGGATGATCGTGCGCAGCGGCATTCTGCTGCTCAAGTACTGGTTCTCCGTGAGCGACAAGGAGCAGGAAGCACGATTTCAGTCGCGGATCGATGACCCGACCCGGCGCTGGAAGCTGAGCCCGATGGATCTGGAAGCGCGCAATCGCTGGGTGGAATTCTCACGAGCGAAAGACGCAATGTTCGCCCACACCAACATCCCGGAAGCCCCCTGGTTCACCGTGGAGGCCGATGACAAGCGGCGGGCCCGGCTCAACTGTCTGCGCCATGTGCTCAGCAAGGTGCCCTGGGACGACATGACACCGCCGGCGATCGAGCTGCCCCCCCGCCCGGAGCAGGGGGACTACGTGCGGCCGCCGATCAATGAACAGTTCTTCGTGCCGAATGCATACCCCTACGCATAA
- a CDS encoding adenine phosphoribosyltransferase, protein MTGLWPLRHLSLDLRQLIRDIPDFPKPGILFRDISPLLRDPAGWSEVMRRLGGVCDQLQPDLIVGIESRGFIVGTALATDRKLGFVPVRKPGKLPGEVIAIDYSLEYGSDRLEMHADALRDGARVLIVDDLLATGGTASATASLVQQAGGQLVGCGFVVELAGLDGRRRLPDQTPVESLIIYS, encoded by the coding sequence ATGACAGGGCTCTGGCCTTTACGTCACCTCTCCTTGGATCTTCGCCAGCTCATCCGGGACATTCCCGATTTTCCTAAACCTGGAATTCTGTTTCGGGACATCAGCCCCCTGCTGCGGGACCCGGCGGGATGGTCGGAGGTGATGCGGCGCCTCGGTGGTGTGTGCGACCAGTTGCAGCCGGATCTGATCGTGGGGATCGAATCCCGGGGCTTCATCGTGGGCACCGCCCTCGCCACCGATCGGAAACTGGGTTTCGTGCCGGTGCGCAAGCCGGGCAAATTGCCCGGTGAGGTGATTGCGATCGACTACTCGCTGGAATATGGCAGCGATCGCCTTGAAATGCATGCCGATGCCCTGCGGGACGGGGCACGGGTGTTGATTGTGGATGACCTGCTCGCCACCGGCGGCACAGCCAGCGCCACCGCCAGCCTCGTGCAACAGGCCGGCGGTCAGTTGGTGGGCTGCGGCTTTGTTGTGGAGCTGGCTGGTCTGGATGGACGCCGTCGCCTGCCCGATCAGACCCCGGTGGAATCCCTGATCATCTACAGCTGA
- a CDS encoding EF-hand domain-containing protein — protein MTRVSATFLAVGLALCPTAASAAPDGVRAYGRRMEALFVRMDANRDGRLDLHEVRGHPYLERRLLRRDSPGFLRMEHLRGPASAPSGQRLQRRFRQADRNGDGRLDRQEVRRLPWLARHFQSLDLNQDGVLTLEELWMLQRALAPRPQP, from the coding sequence ATGACGCGTGTTTCCGCCACCTTCCTGGCTGTCGGTCTGGCGCTGTGCCCCACCGCCGCTTCGGCCGCACCCGATGGCGTTCGCGCCTATGGCCGCCGGATGGAGGCTCTGTTCGTGCGCATGGATGCCAATCGTGATGGCCGGCTGGACTTGCATGAAGTGCGCGGCCATCCCTATCTGGAGCGCCGGCTGCTGCGCCGGGATTCGCCCGGTTTTCTGCGTATGGAGCATCTGCGCGGTCCGGCAAGTGCGCCCAGCGGTCAACGGCTGCAACGCCGCTTCCGTCAGGCCGATCGCAATGGCGATGGCCGGCTCGATCGTCAGGAGGTGCGCCGGCTGCCCTGGTTGGCGCGTCACTTCCAGAGCCTTGATCTCAATCAAGACGGCGTCCTCACCCTGGAAGAGCTCTGGATGTTGCAGCGCGCCCTTGCCCCTCGCCCCCAACCGTGA
- a CDS encoding response regulator, which yields MTRTTMIWVVDDDPELRQMVGTYLIDQGYEVRCLSDVKQFEARLDFQRPDLVVLDLMMPGDDGLTALRRLRDADDDLPVVMLTAKGDGIDRIIGLEQGADDYLAKPFLPRELSARIEAVLRRRTAMPAGTPLAEGGSIQFGDNELDLAARTLCKDGQATVITSGEFSLLAAFVQHPHRPLSRDRLIELARGPGCDTDTRSMDVQVSRVRKLVEPDPSRPRYIQTVWGYGYVFVPDGTPRSR from the coding sequence ATGACACGCACCACGATGATCTGGGTGGTGGATGATGATCCTGAGCTGCGCCAGATGGTGGGCACTTACCTGATCGATCAGGGCTACGAGGTGCGTTGCCTCAGCGATGTGAAGCAATTCGAAGCTCGCCTCGACTTCCAGCGCCCCGACCTGGTGGTGCTCGATCTGATGATGCCCGGCGATGACGGCCTCACGGCGCTGCGCCGGCTGCGGGATGCCGACGACGACCTGCCAGTGGTGATGCTCACCGCCAAAGGCGATGGGATCGATCGGATTATCGGCCTTGAGCAGGGGGCTGACGACTACCTGGCCAAGCCGTTCCTGCCCCGGGAGCTCTCCGCCCGCATCGAAGCGGTGTTGCGCCGCCGCACCGCCATGCCCGCCGGCACTCCCCTGGCGGAGGGTGGATCGATCCAGTTCGGCGACAACGAACTCGATCTCGCCGCGCGCACCCTGTGCAAGGACGGCCAGGCCACGGTGATCACCAGCGGTGAGTTCAGCCTCCTGGCCGCCTTTGTGCAACATCCCCATCGCCCCCTCTCCCGCGATCGCCTGATCGAGCTGGCCCGCGGACCGGGCTGCGACACCGACACCCGCAGCATGGATGTGCAGGTGTCGCGGGTGCGCAAGCTGGTGGAGCCCGATCCCAGCCGCCCCCGCTACATCCAGACGGTGTGGGGCTACGGCTATGTGTTCGTTCCCGACGGCACGCCCCGGTCGCGATGA
- a CDS encoding DUF4335 domain-containing protein, which produces MLKLTYRYDQSAVRLVVEGLPDFSSDQGSGVIGILSTWRLQLVGAPELEGKREHLEALLQVVTAYSRHLLSGVARRFGAEQDPVSIGPNATGHQLQLRSSQPGVEPLTIQLDDAELADLMRCLDALRLDPNVQVAWPSPSLQPLARRDLSESIPAGRRFGAPLLGASALALVAVVAVMVPVQPPSAPPAAEQAVKEALTNAP; this is translated from the coding sequence ATGCTCAAACTCACCTATCGCTATGACCAGTCGGCAGTGCGCCTGGTGGTGGAGGGTCTGCCCGATTTCTCCTCCGATCAGGGCAGCGGTGTGATCGGCATCCTCTCCACCTGGCGCCTCCAACTGGTGGGAGCACCGGAACTGGAGGGCAAACGGGAGCATCTCGAAGCCCTGCTCCAGGTGGTGACCGCCTACAGCCGGCACCTGCTCTCCGGCGTCGCCCGCCGCTTCGGTGCCGAGCAGGATCCGGTGAGCATCGGCCCCAACGCCACGGGGCATCAACTGCAACTGCGCAGCAGCCAACCTGGGGTGGAACCGCTCACGATCCAGCTCGATGATGCTGAACTGGCCGACCTGATGCGCTGCCTTGATGCGCTGCGGCTCGATCCCAATGTGCAGGTGGCCTGGCCCAGCCCCAGCCTCCAACCCCTGGCCCGCCGCGACCTCAGCGAATCGATTCCCGCAGGTCGACGCTTCGGCGCCCCCCTGTTGGGCGCTTCGGCGCTGGCGCTCGTGGCCGTGGTGGCGGTGATGGTGCCGGTGCAGCCCCCCAGCGCACCGCCCGCAGCCGAGCAGGCGGTTAAGGAAGCGTTGACGAACGCACCCTGA
- the dapB gene encoding 4-hydroxy-tetrahydrodipicolinate reductase yields the protein MTTATANPIPVVVVGALGRMGAEVVKTVQASADCRLAGAVDTTSGKEGVDVGEALGLGSLEVAVTADLEGCLCAVSQEVRQAGPGQGAVMVDFTHPSVVYDHTRAAIAYGVHPVIGTTGLSPEQLKELQLFAEKASMGGAVIPNFSVGMVLLQQAAAAAARFYDHAELTELHHNRKADAPSGTCIKTAELMEELGKRFNPSEVEEHESLQGSRGGLRPSGLRLHSLRLPGLVAHQEVMFGAPGETYTLRHDTIDRSAYMPGVLLSVRRVRQLDGLVYGLERLL from the coding sequence ATGACAACCGCAACAGCCAACCCGATTCCCGTGGTGGTGGTGGGTGCCCTGGGGCGGATGGGCGCTGAGGTGGTGAAAACCGTGCAGGCCTCCGCCGATTGCCGGCTCGCAGGTGCCGTCGACACCACCAGCGGCAAGGAGGGCGTCGATGTGGGTGAAGCGCTGGGTCTGGGCAGCCTGGAGGTGGCAGTCACCGCCGATCTGGAGGGTTGCCTCTGTGCCGTGAGCCAGGAGGTGCGTCAGGCGGGCCCGGGGCAGGGGGCCGTGATGGTGGATTTCACCCACCCCTCTGTGGTCTATGACCACACCCGCGCAGCGATTGCTTATGGGGTGCATCCGGTGATCGGCACCACCGGCCTCTCCCCAGAGCAACTGAAGGAGCTGCAGTTATTCGCCGAGAAGGCCTCGATGGGCGGGGCGGTGATCCCCAACTTCTCGGTGGGCATGGTGCTGCTGCAACAGGCCGCAGCGGCGGCGGCCCGCTTCTACGACCACGCCGAGCTCACGGAACTGCACCACAACCGCAAGGCCGATGCCCCCAGCGGCACCTGCATCAAAACCGCAGAACTGATGGAGGAGCTGGGCAAACGCTTCAATCCCAGCGAGGTGGAGGAGCACGAATCGCTGCAGGGCAGTCGTGGTGGCCTGCGTCCCAGCGGCCTGCGCCTGCATTCCCTGCGCCTGCCCGGGTTGGTGGCCCATCAGGAAGTGATGTTCGGAGCCCCCGGCGAGACCTACACCCTCCGCCACGACACGATCGATCGCTCCGCCTACATGCCCGGCGTGCTGCTCAGCGTGCGGCGCGTGCGCCAACTCGACGGGCTGGTGTACGGCCTGGAACGGCTGCTTTGA